The following coding sequences are from one Gemmatimonadales bacterium window:
- a CDS encoding ABC transporter ATP-binding protein — protein sequence MISPIAAADTAVMVQGVSKSYGAQPALTEVSVSIRTGELFGFIGPDGAGKTTLFRILTTLLLPDSGSAQVLGLDVVEGLWELRRRIGYMPGRFSLYPDLTVEENLDFFAAVFGTTVAAQYDAIAPIYRQIEPFRTRRAGALSGGMKQKLALSCALVHRPDILFLDEPTTGVDAVSRREFWNLLDSLKQGGMTIVVSTPYMDEADRCDRVALIQKGRVLMIDAPGRIGAQYPLPLFAVRDPRRVELLAALRAFDHARSVYPFGEELHYTDARTDAAPELIRAELTRHLRGQGLEGVSIEPIPAGIEDSFMELMGAPEGIRS from the coding sequence ATGATCTCGCCGATCGCGGCGGCGGATACCGCCGTCATGGTCCAGGGTGTCTCGAAGAGCTACGGCGCCCAGCCTGCGCTGACGGAGGTCTCCGTCTCGATCCGCACGGGAGAGCTCTTTGGCTTCATCGGTCCGGACGGTGCCGGGAAGACCACACTCTTCCGGATTCTCACCACCCTGCTCCTGCCCGACTCAGGCTCGGCCCAGGTGCTCGGCCTCGATGTGGTCGAAGGCCTCTGGGAGCTGCGACGCCGGATCGGATACATGCCCGGCCGCTTCTCGCTCTATCCCGACCTTACGGTCGAGGAGAATCTCGACTTCTTTGCCGCCGTCTTCGGCACCACGGTGGCCGCGCAGTATGACGCCATCGCACCGATCTACCGTCAGATCGAACCCTTCCGGACTCGACGCGCGGGCGCGCTTTCCGGCGGCATGAAGCAGAAGCTCGCGCTCTCGTGCGCTCTGGTGCACCGGCCCGACATCCTCTTCCTCGACGAGCCGACGACGGGTGTCGATGCTGTCTCGCGCCGTGAGTTCTGGAATCTGCTCGACAGTCTCAAGCAGGGCGGCATGACGATCGTCGTATCGACGCCATATATGGACGAGGCCGATCGCTGCGATCGGGTCGCTCTGATCCAGAAGGGGCGCGTGCTCATGATCGACGCGCCCGGTCGAATCGGCGCACAGTATCCGCTGCCACTCTTTGCCGTGCGCGACCCCCGTCGGGTCGAGCTGCTTGCCGCGCTGCGTGCGTTCGACCACGCCCGGAGCGTCTACCCGTTCGGTGAGGAACTTCACTATACGGACGCACGCACGGACGCCGCACCCGAACTGATCCGCGCCGAGCTCACCCGCCACCTGCGCGGCCAAGGCCTCGAGGGCGTGTCGATCGAACCGATTCCGGCCGGGATCGAAGACAGTTTCATGGAGTTGATGGGCGCGCCGGAAGGGATCCGATCGTGA
- a CDS encoding HlyD family efflux transporter periplasmic adaptor subunit has translation MTTLRSSIAALATILAAAGCRSDQPDAYGTFEADEVVVASETTGRLLRFDVREGDQLTPGSTLGLVDTIPLSLERRELAARRSSARSRTTEVSAQITLLSAQRDVAERELARTRRLASAQAATAQQLDRAERDYRSLTDQIAATRTSFGTTRGEIDAIEARIAIVDDRIARSSIVTPVGGTVLTTYVEQGEIVQAGQPLYKVARLDTLTLRAFVSGDQLAAIRLGEAVTVQFDHGAGVLAQRSGQVNWIASRAEFTPTPIQTRKQRVDLVYAVKIRVANPDGALKIGMPGELVLTPTPAAAAGSR, from the coding sequence ATGACTACGCTTCGTTCTTCAATTGCTGCGCTCGCCACGATCCTGGCCGCAGCCGGCTGCCGGTCCGATCAGCCCGATGCCTACGGGACCTTCGAAGCCGACGAAGTGGTCGTCGCCTCGGAGACGACCGGCCGCCTGCTCCGCTTCGACGTTCGCGAAGGCGACCAGCTGACCCCGGGCTCGACGCTCGGTCTGGTCGACACGATTCCCTTGTCTCTCGAACGCCGCGAGCTGGCCGCGCGCCGCTCGTCGGCGCGCTCAAGGACCACCGAGGTCTCCGCCCAGATCACCCTGCTCTCTGCGCAGCGGGATGTCGCCGAGCGCGAGCTGGCGCGGACCCGACGGCTGGCATCGGCCCAAGCCGCCACGGCGCAGCAACTCGATCGGGCCGAGCGAGACTACCGGTCGCTGACCGATCAGATCGCGGCAACGCGCACCTCGTTCGGCACCACGCGGGGTGAGATCGATGCGATCGAAGCCCGCATCGCAATCGTCGACGATCGAATCGCCCGGAGCAGCATCGTGACCCCCGTCGGCGGCACCGTGCTGACGACCTACGTCGAGCAGGGCGAGATCGTTCAGGCCGGGCAGCCGCTCTACAAGGTCGCCCGGCTCGACACCCTGACTCTCCGCGCCTTCGTCAGCGGCGATCAGCTGGCCGCGATCAGACTCGGAGAGGCCGTCACTGTCCAGTTCGATCACGGCGCGGGAGTGTTGGCCCAGCGCAGCGGCCAGGTGAACTGGATTGCCTCGCGGGCCGAGTTCACGCCCACGCCGATTCAGACTCGCAAGCAGCGAGTCGACCTCGTCTACGCCGTGAAGATCAGGGTGGCCAACCCTGACGGTGCTCTCAAGATCGGCATGCCCGGAGAACTCGTGCTGACCCCGACGCCAGCCGCAGCAGCGGGGAGTCGATGA